A part of Saccharomonospora amisosensis genomic DNA contains:
- a CDS encoding F510_1955 family glycosylhydrolase, giving the protein MVASLAGGRWWSRRAALLVACTATLSLVASCARESHEDDHGEAATSPAHVHALAINPADDTLYVASHDGLFRVTGETGTEQVAGLTQDFMGFAIAGPDRFLGSGHPGPHDTDQPSHLGLIESTDAGQTWHSLSLAGEVDFHALEVEHDRVYGYDSVSGTLMVSGDGKTWDRRARVGIADLAVSPEDAEHVVVTTEDGPAHSTDGGRGFAPTSGGPVLAFLDWPSADRLVGVGTDGTVHHSADGGRTWQPRGRVPSRPQAITTHGESEVYVAAEDGIYHSADDGGTFTLSRRL; this is encoded by the coding sequence ATGGTGGCTTCGCTCGCGGGGGGTCGCTGGTGGTCACGCCGCGCTGCGCTGCTCGTGGCCTGCACGGCCACGCTGTCGCTGGTGGCCTCGTGCGCGCGGGAATCGCACGAGGACGACCACGGCGAGGCGGCCACCTCCCCGGCGCACGTGCACGCGTTGGCGATCAACCCGGCCGATGACACGTTGTACGTGGCCAGCCACGACGGCCTCTTCCGCGTCACCGGCGAGACCGGGACCGAGCAGGTGGCGGGCCTGACCCAGGATTTCATGGGCTTCGCGATCGCGGGCCCCGACCGTTTCCTCGGCAGCGGCCACCCTGGGCCGCACGACACCGACCAGCCCTCCCACCTCGGGTTGATCGAGAGCACCGACGCTGGACAGACCTGGCACTCGCTGTCGCTGGCAGGTGAGGTCGATTTCCACGCGCTGGAGGTCGAACACGACCGGGTGTACGGCTACGACAGCGTGTCCGGAACGCTCATGGTCAGCGGAGACGGCAAGACGTGGGATCGGCGCGCGCGGGTGGGCATCGCCGACCTGGCGGTATCACCGGAGGATGCCGAACACGTCGTGGTCACCACCGAGGACGGCCCAGCCCACAGCACGGACGGCGGCCGCGGTTTCGCACCCACGTCGGGCGGGCCCGTGCTGGCGTTCCTCGACTGGCCGAGCGCCGACCGGCTGGTCGGCGTCGGCACCGACGGCACCGTTCACCACAGCGCCGACGGTGGCCGCACCTGGCAGCCACGCGGGCGGGTGCCGAGCCGACCGCAGGCGATCACCACACACGGCGAGTCCGAGGTGTACGTGGCAGCCGAGGACGGCATCTACCACTCCGCCGACGACGGCGGCACGTTCACACTGTCGCGGCGCCTGTGA
- a CDS encoding ABC transporter ATP-binding protein — MEHPPADTSQCLSVRGLAVRYGKNVQALHDVSLSVSPGTVVALMGVNGAGKTTLARSVTGMLSFHGGVVSAGEILWEGRSIAGRGPRDIVRGGISQTLEGRRVFAELTVAENLIVGGITQRNDAELRRRTEEILEMFPVLAERSDQHAGYLSGGEQQMLAIGRALMQSPRLIVLDEPSLGLAPKVVSQVRDTIATIREAGTSVLLIEQNATMALGVSDYGYVLSHGRVTKSGPSQELLEDPEIQAFYLGLDEDSQDLAPSGGQA; from the coding sequence GTGGAACACCCGCCAGCCGACACCTCACAATGCCTTTCGGTCCGAGGACTGGCAGTGCGTTACGGAAAGAACGTGCAGGCCCTGCACGACGTGAGTCTCTCGGTCTCGCCCGGCACGGTGGTCGCCCTCATGGGCGTCAACGGTGCCGGTAAGACCACGCTCGCACGCAGTGTGACGGGGATGCTCTCGTTCCACGGTGGAGTAGTCAGCGCGGGCGAGATCCTCTGGGAGGGACGATCCATCGCCGGGCGCGGTCCTCGCGACATCGTGCGCGGCGGGATCAGCCAGACCCTTGAGGGGCGTCGCGTCTTCGCAGAGCTGACCGTTGCCGAGAACCTCATCGTGGGCGGCATCACGCAGCGCAACGACGCCGAGCTGCGGCGGCGGACCGAGGAGATCCTGGAGATGTTTCCCGTGCTGGCGGAGCGCAGCGACCAGCACGCGGGGTACCTGTCCGGGGGTGAGCAGCAGATGCTCGCCATCGGACGTGCCCTCATGCAATCGCCGAGACTCATCGTGCTGGACGAGCCGTCGCTCGGTCTGGCGCCCAAGGTGGTTTCCCAAGTTCGAGACACCATCGCCACGATCAGGGAGGCTGGCACGAGCGTGCTGCTCATTGAGCAGAACGCGACGATGGCGCTTGGCGTCTCCGACTACGGCTACGTGCTGTCGCACGGCCGGGTCACCAAGTCGGGTCCCAGTCAGGAACTGCTCGAGGATCCGGAGATTCAGGCGTTCTACCTCGGACTCGACGAGGACTCGCAGGACTTGGCGCCGAGCGGAGGCCAGGCATGA
- a CDS encoding MaoC family dehydratase encodes MTEPAVAVGVEGVKALVGQPLGYSAWHEVTQEQVNHFADATGDHQWIHVDPARAKDGPFGTTIAHGFLTLSLIPTVLPQILRFEGFSMGVNYGLDKARFPAPVPVGSKVRATAVVDEAMEIDGGVQTKLTVTFEIEGGGKPVCVAQSLVRQYV; translated from the coding sequence ATGACCGAGCCCGCCGTTGCCGTCGGAGTCGAGGGGGTCAAGGCCCTGGTCGGCCAACCCCTGGGCTACTCGGCGTGGCACGAGGTGACCCAGGAACAGGTGAACCACTTCGCCGACGCGACCGGGGACCACCAGTGGATCCACGTCGATCCAGCGCGTGCCAAGGACGGTCCTTTCGGGACGACGATCGCCCACGGGTTCTTGACCCTGTCGTTGATCCCGACGGTGCTGCCGCAGATTCTGCGCTTCGAGGGCTTCTCCATGGGCGTCAACTACGGGCTCGACAAGGCACGGTTTCCTGCCCCCGTCCCGGTCGGGAGCAAGGTGCGTGCCACCGCCGTGGTGGACGAGGCGATGGAGATCGACGGCGGGGTGCAGACCAAGCTCACGGTGACCTTCGAGATCGAGGGAGGCGGAAAGCCCGTATGCGTCGCACAGAGTCTGGTCCGCCAGTATGTCTGA
- a CDS encoding AMP-binding protein, translating into MKESFATVLETVARARPGAIAISHAGRDVSWRELENQAARLAHHLKDAGIGHGSRVAVAQYNGPEYLATLWAVLKVRAVPVNVNFRYKAEEITALFDDAHVEAAVYDAALAGTVEPAAAVATTPLRTAVVLHTETPGHGRIGYDEVQRTCSPLAASQRGDDDWLMYTGGTTGRPRGVLVRHSWLYDVICANSFLLMGLRAPATLAELEEYLASVASDTYPIVTIPAPPLMHATGSYTSLGALVAGGRVAYLAGRSYDADELLRLIERQRADTVSIVGDVFARPLADALDRARQAGRPYDLSSLRRVLSVGVTWSAECKQRLLEHGDFLCRDIVAASEGGPFAVSQTRRGDHVTTSRFSLVPGARIVDETGRDVVPGSGQVGMLAAPTDEYIHYQGDEEKTAQTFRVFDGRRWAVPGDLASIDEDGTVTFHGRGSQVINTGGEKVFAEEVENVVVRHPAVRDAMVVGVPDARWGHRVAAVVSLREGESLTLEQLKEHVGRELANYKRPTVLVVTDEVKRSPSGKADARWARAIATENFPEKSPEKSPEKSQHQPTP; encoded by the coding sequence GTGAAGGAAAGTTTCGCGACCGTACTGGAGACCGTGGCCCGCGCACGGCCGGGCGCCATCGCGATCTCCCACGCCGGGCGTGATGTGAGCTGGCGCGAGCTGGAGAATCAGGCCGCCCGGCTGGCACACCACCTCAAGGACGCGGGCATCGGCCACGGCAGCCGCGTGGCCGTGGCTCAGTACAACGGGCCCGAATACCTCGCGACCCTGTGGGCCGTTCTCAAAGTGCGCGCCGTGCCGGTCAACGTCAATTTTCGCTACAAGGCCGAGGAAATCACCGCCCTGTTCGACGACGCGCACGTCGAGGCCGCCGTGTACGACGCGGCCTTGGCGGGCACCGTCGAGCCCGCGGCAGCGGTCGCGACGACGCCGCTACGCACCGCGGTCGTACTGCACACCGAGACCCCCGGCCACGGGCGGATCGGCTACGACGAGGTGCAGCGGACCTGTTCGCCGCTTGCCGCGAGCCAGCGGGGCGACGACGACTGGCTCATGTACACGGGCGGAACCACCGGGCGACCGCGCGGCGTCCTCGTCCGCCATTCCTGGCTCTACGACGTCATCTGCGCCAACAGCTTCCTGCTCATGGGGCTGCGGGCGCCCGCGACCCTTGCCGAGCTGGAGGAGTACCTCGCCTCGGTCGCGAGCGACACCTACCCGATCGTGACCATTCCGGCTCCGCCGCTCATGCACGCGACCGGGAGCTACACCAGCCTCGGCGCGCTGGTAGCGGGCGGCCGGGTCGCCTACCTGGCCGGCCGCTCCTACGACGCCGACGAACTGCTGCGGCTGATCGAGCGGCAACGCGCCGACACCGTCTCGATCGTGGGTGACGTTTTCGCCCGGCCGCTTGCCGACGCTCTGGACAGGGCTCGCCAGGCCGGCAGGCCGTACGACCTGTCCAGCCTGCGGCGTGTGCTCTCCGTTGGCGTGACGTGGAGCGCCGAGTGCAAGCAGCGGCTGCTCGAGCACGGCGATTTCCTCTGCCGCGACATCGTCGCCGCATCGGAAGGCGGGCCGTTCGCGGTGTCGCAGACCCGGCGCGGCGATCACGTCACCACCTCCCGTTTCTCGCTCGTTCCCGGAGCCCGGATCGTCGACGAGACCGGTCGCGATGTTGTCCCCGGCTCGGGCCAGGTTGGCATGCTCGCCGCACCCACCGACGAGTACATCCACTACCAGGGCGACGAGGAGAAGACAGCCCAGACCTTCCGGGTGTTCGACGGCCGCCGCTGGGCCGTCCCCGGTGACCTCGCCTCGATCGACGAGGACGGCACGGTGACCTTCCACGGCCGGGGAAGCCAGGTCATCAACACCGGCGGTGAGAAGGTCTTCGCCGAGGAGGTCGAGAACGTCGTCGTGCGTCACCCAGCCGTTCGCGACGCCATGGTCGTCGGGGTGCCCGATGCGCGATGGGGACATCGCGTCGCCGCCGTCGTCTCCCTTCGCGAGGGCGAGTCTCTGACCCTTGAGCAGCTCAAGGAGCACGTGGGAAGGGAACTGGCGAACTACAAGCGTCCGACCGTGCTGGTCGTCACCGACGAGGTCAAACGCAGCCCGTCCGGCAAAGCCGACGCCCGGTGGGCCCGCGCGATCGCCACCGAGAACTTTCCCGAGAAATCCCCCGAGAAATCCCCCGAGAAATCGCAGCACCAGCCCACCCCATGA
- a CDS encoding MFS transporter, whose product MRGAQPRDGTEQGMRPGWGVMLAACLSTFVVNANSSAVSILIPPISADLDAPVGLLQWAVTGYLLVGAAVIVTAGALGDVFGRRKLFLLGFGLFVVSCLIIALAGSGLMVVFGRLIQGAAGATLLASGLSLLSVNASGDAQLKAVSLWGAAAAAGAAAGPVVGGVLNELTGWQGLFWVDAAIAVACIPLVVRLVPESRDPSRPRKIDVAGTVLIAAVLVPFVLAMTEGASWGWLSLPTLACLVASVLSVLGFVLVERRVAAPLLDLRLLRNTALVGATGAILIGAGAIAALSFVVSLYFQQPQALGMTSLQAGLATLPLAAAVVLIAPLVAPLAHHFGSRTVIGTGFALLTASFAALAMVRPSWDYGMFVVPLLGVAIGLALSNSPASSIATAAVSPEQVGAASGISNMARYVGGAVMTAVVAGIYTRVTERREGGGETAAEALATAFSGASIAMAAFSAVGVVLALLAARRPPPPRLADYAAAASATTHTLPLSDRTGTA is encoded by the coding sequence ATGCGAGGAGCCCAGCCACGCGACGGCACGGAGCAGGGCATGCGCCCGGGTTGGGGTGTGATGCTCGCGGCATGCCTTTCCACGTTCGTTGTCAACGCCAACAGCTCCGCTGTCAGCATCCTGATCCCGCCGATCAGCGCCGACCTCGATGCGCCGGTCGGGCTGCTGCAGTGGGCGGTGACCGGTTACCTCCTGGTGGGGGCCGCCGTGATCGTCACGGCGGGGGCGCTCGGCGACGTGTTCGGCAGGCGCAAGCTGTTCCTGCTCGGCTTCGGGTTGTTCGTCGTTTCCTGTCTGATCATCGCGCTGGCCGGGAGCGGGCTGATGGTCGTGTTCGGCAGGCTCATCCAGGGGGCGGCCGGCGCGACCCTGCTGGCCAGCGGGCTGAGCCTGCTCTCGGTGAACGCCTCCGGTGACGCGCAACTGAAAGCGGTCTCGCTCTGGGGGGCCGCGGCCGCCGCGGGTGCCGCGGCGGGTCCGGTGGTTGGCGGCGTGCTCAACGAGTTGACCGGGTGGCAGGGGCTGTTCTGGGTCGACGCCGCGATCGCGGTGGCGTGCATTCCGCTGGTCGTGCGCCTGGTGCCGGAGTCGCGTGATCCGAGCAGGCCTCGCAAGATCGACGTGGCCGGGACCGTGCTGATCGCCGCCGTGCTCGTGCCGTTCGTCCTCGCGATGACCGAGGGTGCTTCCTGGGGCTGGCTCTCGTTGCCCACGCTGGCCTGCTTGGTCGCGTCCGTGCTGTCGGTGCTCGGCTTCGTGCTGGTCGAACGCCGCGTCGCCGCACCGCTGCTCGACCTGCGTCTGCTGCGCAACACCGCGCTCGTCGGCGCCACCGGCGCGATCCTCATCGGCGCAGGAGCGATCGCCGCGCTGAGCTTCGTGGTGAGCCTCTACTTCCAGCAGCCACAAGCACTCGGCATGACAAGCCTGCAGGCGGGCCTCGCGACGCTGCCCCTCGCCGCGGCGGTGGTGCTCATCGCGCCGCTGGTCGCGCCGCTGGCCCACCACTTCGGCTCCCGAACGGTCATCGGCACCGGGTTCGCGCTGCTGACCGCCTCGTTCGCCGCGCTCGCGATGGTGCGCCCGTCCTGGGACTACGGCATGTTCGTCGTTCCGCTACTGGGGGTGGCCATCGGACTGGCGTTGTCCAACTCGCCCGCCTCCTCGATCGCCACCGCGGCCGTGTCGCCCGAGCAGGTAGGGGCGGCCTCCGGGATATCCAACATGGCCCGCTATGTCGGCGGGGCGGTCATGACGGCCGTGGTCGCGGGCATCTACACGAGAGTCACCGAGCGGCGCGAGGGCGGTGGTGAGACGGCGGCAGAGGCGCTGGCCACGGCATTCTCCGGGGCATCGATCGCGATGGCGGCGTTCTCAGCGGTCGGCGTTGTGCTGGCGCTGCTCGCTGCTCGTCGCCCTCCACCGCCACGACTGGCCGACTACGCGGCGGCCGCGTCCGCGACCACCCATACCCTGCCGCTGAGTGACCGCACCGGCACGGCTTAG
- a CDS encoding Nramp family divalent metal transporter: protein MASGTSVRPRIARARSGLLLLGPAFVAAIAYVDPGNVASNVSAGAQFGYLLVWVIVAANLMAGVVQYLSAKLGLVTGLSLPEALRDRLGRPSRLAYWAQAELVAIATDLAEVVGGAIALYLLFGLPLLLGGFITGAISMLLLAVYDRGGPRRFERVIIGFLSVIAVGFLVGLFVEPPSASATAEGLIPRFSGTESILLAAAMLGATVMPHAIYLHSGLSRDRHGHADGGRLRSLLKATRFDVALAMLVAGAVNLGMLLLAATNLQGLTGVDSIEGAHGAVQNALGPVIALLFALGLLASGLASTSVGAYAGAMIMQGLLRKRIPLLLRRLITLTPALVVLAAGVDPSRALVLSQVVLSFGIPFALAPLVRLTSDRTLMGADTNHRFTTMLAWVVAGVISALNVVLLYLTLS from the coding sequence ATGGCTTCGGGCACATCGGTACGACCGAGAATCGCCCGCGCCAGGTCGGGCCTGCTGCTGCTCGGGCCCGCGTTCGTGGCCGCCATCGCCTACGTGGACCCTGGCAACGTCGCGTCCAACGTCAGCGCGGGCGCCCAGTTCGGGTACCTGCTGGTGTGGGTCATCGTCGCCGCCAACCTGATGGCGGGCGTCGTGCAGTACCTGTCGGCCAAACTCGGTCTCGTGACCGGCCTTTCCCTGCCGGAGGCACTACGCGACCGGCTGGGAAGGCCGAGCAGGCTGGCGTACTGGGCGCAGGCGGAACTGGTGGCCATCGCCACCGACCTGGCCGAGGTGGTCGGCGGCGCGATCGCGCTGTACCTGCTGTTCGGACTTCCGCTGCTGCTCGGCGGTTTCATCACAGGTGCCATCTCGATGCTGCTGCTCGCGGTGTACGACAGGGGAGGCCCGCGCCGGTTCGAGCGGGTGATCATCGGGTTCCTTTCGGTGATCGCCGTGGGTTTCCTCGTCGGGTTGTTCGTCGAGCCGCCGTCGGCCTCGGCTACCGCCGAAGGCCTGATCCCGCGATTCAGCGGAACCGAGAGCATCCTGCTGGCGGCGGCCATGCTCGGTGCCACTGTCATGCCGCACGCGATCTACCTGCACTCCGGGCTCTCCCGGGACCGGCACGGCCATGCCGACGGTGGCCGGCTGCGCAGCCTGTTGAAAGCGACCCGATTCGACGTCGCCCTCGCGATGCTGGTGGCGGGCGCGGTCAACCTCGGCATGCTGCTGCTCGCGGCGACGAACCTGCAGGGACTCACCGGCGTCGACTCGATCGAGGGAGCGCACGGCGCGGTGCAGAACGCGCTCGGGCCGGTGATCGCCCTGCTGTTCGCGCTCGGTCTGCTGGCCTCCGGGCTGGCGTCCACCTCGGTCGGTGCCTACGCGGGCGCGATGATCATGCAGGGTTTGCTTCGTAAGCGCATCCCGCTGTTGCTGCGCAGGCTGATCACCCTGACACCCGCACTGGTCGTGCTGGCGGCCGGAGTGGACCCCAGCAGGGCACTCGTGTTGTCACAGGTGGTGTTGTCGTTCGGCATCCCGTTCGCGCTGGCGCCACTGGTCCGGCTCACCAGCGACCGCACGCTGATGGGCGCCGACACCAACCATCGGTTCACCACCATGCTCGCCTGGGTGGTCGCCGGTGTGATCAGCGCGCTCAACGTGGTGCTGCTGTACCTGACGCTGAGCTGA
- a CDS encoding branched-chain amino acid ABC transporter permease, with product MTEQLQVLVGGITLGCLYGLLALGFVVVARSTGVLNLTQGAFVVMGAYFTYAASRTLNLPFPIAVLLAVLATAGIAVLLEALIVHRIANSNLFTPILVTFGLLILIPPIFYGIWGTKPLAIADPWGLAHFQLGPVSVNHRDIAVVVVTAVLLVALALFLRRTRLGLAMQATAVDAEAALAQGISDRLVHRLSWALAGSFGAVAGMFLATAAGGGARPGLELYALLALPVIILGGIESPLGAVIGGLVMGIVQQFAVATVPESFGKGFSEVVPYIVMITILLVRPEGLFGTRKVRRA from the coding sequence GTGACCGAGCAACTTCAGGTCCTCGTCGGAGGGATCACGCTGGGCTGCCTCTACGGGCTTCTCGCGCTCGGCTTCGTCGTCGTCGCCCGATCGACCGGGGTGCTCAACCTGACACAGGGTGCCTTCGTCGTGATGGGTGCCTACTTCACGTATGCCGCCAGCCGTACGTTGAATTTGCCGTTCCCGATCGCGGTGTTGCTCGCCGTGCTCGCCACGGCGGGTATCGCGGTGCTGCTCGAGGCGTTGATCGTCCACCGGATCGCGAACTCGAACCTGTTCACGCCGATCCTGGTGACGTTCGGGCTGTTGATCCTCATCCCGCCCATCTTCTACGGCATCTGGGGCACGAAACCCTTGGCTATCGCCGATCCGTGGGGCCTGGCTCATTTCCAGTTGGGACCGGTCTCGGTGAATCATCGCGACATCGCGGTGGTGGTGGTGACGGCCGTGCTGCTGGTGGCGCTCGCGCTGTTCCTGCGTCGCACCCGCCTGGGTCTGGCCATGCAGGCGACGGCCGTTGATGCGGAGGCGGCGCTGGCCCAGGGCATCAGCGACCGGCTCGTGCACCGGTTGTCGTGGGCGCTCGCGGGTTCGTTCGGCGCCGTAGCAGGCATGTTCCTCGCCACCGCGGCAGGCGGTGGCGCACGGCCGGGCCTGGAGTTGTATGCCCTCCTCGCGCTTCCCGTGATCATCCTGGGTGGCATCGAGTCCCCGCTGGGGGCTGTCATTGGCGGTCTCGTCATGGGCATCGTCCAGCAGTTCGCCGTTGCCACGGTCCCCGAGAGCTTCGGCAAGGGCTTCTCCGAGGTGGTGCCCTACATCGTCATGATCACCATTCTGCTGGTTCGCCCCGAGGGGCTTTTCGGGACACGGAAGGTGAGGAGAGCGTGA
- a CDS encoding SDR family NAD(P)-dependent oxidoreductase has product MDLSGKVAVVTGAGRGLGRAYAAALAAAGASVVVNDLDGSAADDAVKLIQQAGGTAVAEHSAVGTAESADALVQAAVAAFGRLDVVVTNAGVLRDRTLPKTTDDDFDSVVHTHLRGTFTCGRAAVRHFREQGTGGRLILVGSPAGQRASFGQTAYSASKAAIIGLVRTWAMECERHDVMVNGIVPVALTRMVATIPGLGELVERADAGEPIPREIRRGGLGTPADVAPLVVFLASDAAAGVTGQVLGAGGDRISLWSHPTEVAVAYQDGGWDADAIAAMFPSTFGSQPQDFRPTPPPSPQE; this is encoded by the coding sequence GTGGACCTCAGCGGCAAGGTGGCCGTCGTGACCGGAGCAGGTCGCGGACTCGGCCGGGCGTATGCCGCCGCGCTCGCCGCGGCAGGCGCGAGTGTCGTCGTCAACGACCTCGACGGCAGCGCCGCTGACGATGCCGTCAAGCTCATCCAGCAGGCGGGGGGCACCGCGGTGGCGGAGCACTCCGCCGTCGGCACGGCGGAGTCCGCCGACGCCCTCGTGCAGGCGGCGGTCGCCGCGTTCGGTCGTCTCGATGTCGTAGTCACCAACGCCGGAGTTCTACGCGACCGGACCTTGCCGAAGACCACGGACGACGACTTCGACTCCGTCGTCCACACTCACCTACGCGGGACGTTCACGTGCGGTCGCGCGGCGGTGCGCCACTTCCGCGAGCAGGGGACCGGCGGGCGGCTCATCCTCGTCGGCTCCCCGGCGGGGCAGCGCGCCAGCTTCGGTCAGACGGCGTACTCAGCGTCCAAGGCGGCCATTATCGGACTGGTACGCACCTGGGCCATGGAGTGCGAACGTCACGACGTGATGGTGAACGGAATCGTGCCGGTGGCGCTGACGCGCATGGTCGCCACCATTCCCGGCCTGGGCGAGCTGGTGGAACGCGCGGATGCCGGGGAGCCCATCCCGAGGGAAATCCGTCGCGGAGGGCTCGGAACACCAGCGGATGTCGCGCCGCTGGTGGTATTCCTCGCCTCTGACGCCGCCGCGGGAGTGACGGGCCAGGTTCTCGGAGCCGGTGGAGACCGGATCTCACTATGGTCCCACCCCACGGAGGTCGCGGTCGCCTACCAGGACGGAGGCTGGGACGCCGATGCCATCGCGGCGATGTTCCCCAGCACCTTCGGCAGCCAGCCGCAGGACTTCCGTCCCACTCCACCACCCAGCCCCCAGGAGTAA
- a CDS encoding PaaX family transcriptional regulator: MPTETPATEGAEEVGSQESSPRIRPQTYILLFCAEYVGDPCMAVFSGSYITTLGKVGVGEYAARSTISRMLRRGTLEKVRRGKRIYLRPSKHTRDTLEEGGHRAWRSAVNRDWDGRWTLLGFSFPEQRRADRHLLRSRLVWAGFGMLQNGLWIAPRVVDVREVLDGVPGNDGLKVFHATVADPTEVSTLVRDAWDLTALRGAYEGFLARWDVADPLPQAEDDLARQLALLAEWLMLVRHDPGLPVQLLPGDWPAVRAEHVALRLRESLARGARRAAESVIESIQVPPRET, from the coding sequence ATGCCGACCGAAACACCGGCCACCGAGGGCGCCGAGGAGGTGGGCAGCCAGGAGTCGTCACCACGAATCCGGCCACAGACCTACATCCTGCTCTTCTGCGCGGAGTACGTCGGCGATCCGTGCATGGCGGTCTTCTCGGGAAGCTACATCACCACGCTGGGCAAGGTCGGTGTCGGGGAGTATGCGGCCAGATCCACGATCAGCCGGATGTTGCGCAGGGGAACGCTGGAGAAGGTGCGCCGAGGCAAGCGGATCTACCTGCGCCCCTCCAAGCACACCCGCGACACGCTGGAAGAGGGTGGCCACCGGGCGTGGCGCTCGGCCGTGAACCGGGATTGGGACGGTCGCTGGACACTGCTGGGGTTCTCCTTTCCCGAGCAACGCCGAGCCGACCGCCACCTGTTGCGGTCACGGCTGGTCTGGGCGGGTTTCGGCATGCTCCAGAACGGCCTGTGGATCGCGCCTCGCGTCGTCGACGTCCGCGAGGTGCTCGACGGCGTGCCCGGCAACGACGGCCTCAAGGTGTTCCACGCCACGGTCGCCGACCCCACGGAGGTGTCCACCCTGGTGAGGGATGCTTGGGACCTCACCGCGCTGCGGGGCGCCTACGAGGGCTTCCTGGCGCGGTGGGACGTGGCCGACCCATTGCCGCAGGCGGAGGACGACCTGGCTCGGCAGCTGGCGCTGCTGGCCGAATGGCTCATGTTGGTACGCCACGACCCGGGGCTTCCCGTGCAACTCCTGCCGGGGGACTGGCCGGCGGTCCGGGCCGAGCACGTCGCACTCCGCCTGCGCGAGTCCCTGGCTCGTGGCGCACGTCGCGCCGCCGAGTCGGTGATCGAGAGCATCCAGGTGCCTCCCCGCGAGACGTGA
- a CDS encoding ABC transporter ATP-binding protein: MTQQPPLLEVRDVGLSFGGVHAIRDVSFEVRHGEFFAIIGPNGAGKTSMLNVLNGVYQPNHGEVLFAGSSLIGRRPPTIASLGIARTFQNLALFDEMTVLDNVVLGRHHTMRAGILSGGLWFGRARREEREARVACEPLLEIMGLGELRDHEVRDLPYGVKKRIELARALAMEPRLLLLDEPVAGLNAGESRELADWVLQAKERLDLTVVMIEHDMALVRRYADRVLVLDFGEVICCEPPEVAISDPRVIRAYLGGSDEDVVRKAVSSGAVAASQQGKEARR, translated from the coding sequence ATGACCCAACAACCGCCGTTGCTTGAGGTGCGCGACGTCGGGCTCTCCTTCGGTGGAGTCCACGCCATTCGCGACGTGAGCTTCGAGGTTCGCCATGGGGAGTTCTTCGCGATCATCGGACCCAACGGCGCGGGTAAGACGTCGATGCTCAACGTGCTGAACGGGGTCTACCAACCCAACCACGGCGAGGTCTTGTTCGCAGGGAGCTCGCTGATCGGGCGCAGGCCGCCGACGATCGCGTCGCTTGGCATCGCGCGCACCTTCCAGAACCTCGCCCTCTTCGACGAGATGACCGTCCTGGACAACGTCGTCCTCGGACGGCACCACACGATGCGCGCGGGCATCCTCAGTGGTGGGTTGTGGTTCGGTCGGGCCAGGCGCGAGGAGCGCGAGGCGAGGGTCGCCTGTGAACCACTCCTGGAGATCATGGGCTTGGGCGAGTTGCGCGACCACGAGGTCCGCGATCTGCCTTACGGCGTCAAGAAGCGGATCGAACTGGCGCGGGCCCTCGCCATGGAGCCCCGGCTGCTCCTGCTCGACGAACCGGTGGCGGGACTCAACGCCGGCGAGAGCCGCGAACTCGCCGATTGGGTACTGCAGGCAAAGGAGCGGCTTGACCTCACCGTCGTGATGATCGAGCACGACATGGCCCTCGTCCGGCGCTATGCCGACCGGGTGCTGGTGCTCGATTTCGGGGAGGTCATCTGCTGCGAGCCACCCGAGGTGGCCATCTCCGACCCCAGGGTGATCCGCGCCTACCTGGGCGGCAGCGACGAGGACGTCGTGCGCAAGGCCGTGAGCAGTGGGGCCGTTGCCGCTTCGCAACAGGGAAAGGAGGCACGGCGGTGA